One window from the genome of Bufo bufo chromosome 4, aBufBuf1.1, whole genome shotgun sequence encodes:
- the TBCC gene encoding tubulin-specific chaperone C, with amino-acid sequence MEMMDSVERTRLPERLQRREDERQREAEKKRQEKDGQAVQEEKSGYFSSSFGLERAAIEEALSGEDAGAEALDEASGRLQRLQKLLNDSMMFLASYDIRQAQEHLTRLQAALETRRQQLQPNKKFAFKSRKKEAPAATAQPAPPKTRAKETPAEPAAAQCGLRGLSGQVLFMEAEEIGQKDVQLSQLRQCTVTLRGSPATLHMRDLSGCKVLCGPVATSVFVDNCSDCLFTFPCQQLRTHSSTDCRFYLHVTSRAIIEDCSGLHFAPFTWSYPGIQRDYELTGLDQSWNNWDLVDDFNWLAMDVRSPNWEVIPEKERITHWN; translated from the coding sequence atggagatgatggATTCTGTGGAACGCACCCGGTTACCGGAGAGGCTGCAGCGGAGAGAGGACGAGAGGCAGCGGGAGGCGGAGAAAAAGCGGCAAGAGAAGGACGGCCAGGCCGTGCAGGAGGAGAAGAGCGGGTACTTCAGCTCCAGCTTCGGCCTGGAGAGAGCCGCCATTGAAGAGGCGTTGTCCGGGGAGGACGCGGGGGCTGAGGCTTTGGATGAGGCCTCCGGGCGGCTCCAGCGGCTGCAGAAGCTGCTGAATGACAGCATGATGTTCCTGGCGTCCTATGACATCCGGCAGGCCCAGGAGCACCTCACCCGGCTGCAGGCCGCCCTGGAGACCCGGCGCCAGCAGCTGCAGCCCAATAAGAAATTTGCCTTCAAGTCCCGAAAAAAGGAGGCCCCAGCCGCTACCGCCCAGCCCGCGCCCCCGAAGACCCGGGCCAAGGAGACCCCTGCGGAGCCGGCTGCTGCCCAGTGCGGCCTGCGGGGCCTGAGCGGACAAGTGCTCTTCATGGAGGCCGAGGAGATCGGGCAGAAGGACGTGCAGCTGAGCCAACTGCGGCAGTGCACCGTCACCCTGCGCGGGAGCCCGGCCACCCTGCACATGCGGGACCTGAGTGGATGTAAGGTGCTGTGCGGCCCGGTGGCCACGTCCGTGTTCGTGGATAACTGCTCCGACTGCCTCTTCACCTTCCCGTGTCAGCAGCTGCGCACCCACAGCAGCACCGACTGCCGCTTCTACCTGCACGTCACCAGCCGCGCCATCATAGAAGACTGCAGCGGCCTCCACTTCGCCCCGTTCACCTGGAGCTACCCCGGCATCCAGCGGGACTACGAGCTGACTGGCCTGGATCAGAGCTGGAACAACTGGGATCTGGTAGACGACTTCAACTGGTTGGCGATGGACGTCCGATCCCCAAACTGGGAAGTCATCCCCGAGAAGGAGAGGATCACACACTGGAACTGA
- the UTP25 gene encoding digestive organ expansion factor homolog — protein MGKRRRRDEDVSSLTKKQKKHLKEFGEQHPFYDKVSNVQERTQLVELPDGSENESHSESEAESEEEKANMYQKLLATLKNVSDEEEEEEEDDDEEEEVDDEDQMQDENEPLSSNTEEEDSEEEQEAEGDEDVQEEHVAKGEERGDDDDKPTEPGDPAQEDGEEFTDSKHETKFSLEANFLEEDAEGQKNETAEPSVITSEDPFKKHIDRELEEDDVNQITANPKTSSSLKWPALGQLVFSSALKKVHPLKSEKETDLTKLYLRKPLDSMWPSVNSSFLTGESNPNFTALQRELFTVMNSYKDLYYPSRMATAQGEEVRHIYCLHALNHVLKANALVLSNNAKKRDQKTALDDEELRDQGLTRPKVLIVVPFRESALRVVQLFISLLEVPGRKVDVSNKKRFKDEFGSAPEDRPPNLRRPEDYEAIFAGNIDDHFRIGLSILQKSVRLYSPFYSSDIIIASPLGLRTIIGSEGEKKRDFDFLSSIEVLVIDQADIYLMQNWEHVLHLMSHLNLQPKDSHGVDFSRVRMWNLSNWAKYYRQTLLFSALQDPQINSIFNKHCFNYSGQVAVRNMPITGSISQVLVQLPHVFQRLEADSVLSVIDARFKFFTNKILPQYRDAIMSHTLIYIPSYFDFVRLRNYLQKEELNFTHICEYTDKPGISRARQFFLKGERPFLLVTERFHFYKRYSLKGIRNLIFYELPTYPHFYSEVCNMMKAWNKGEEATWTCTVLYSKYDAQRLAAVVGAERTAQMLQSKKNVHLFVTGENN, from the exons ATGgggaagagaaggagaagagatgAGGATGTCAGCTCCCTGACCAAGAAGCAGAAGAAGCATCTGAAGGAGTTCGGGGAACAGCATCCTTTTTATGACAA AGTCTCAAATGTACAAGAGAGAACGCAGCTGGTCGAGCTG CCTGATGGTTCTGAGAATGAGTCACATTCAGAGAGTGAGGCTGAGAGTGAAGAAGAGAAAGCCAACATGTATCAGAAGCTGCTGGCAACATTAAAGAATGTctctgatgaggaggaggaggaggaggaggatgatgatgaagaggaagaggtggatgatgaggatcAAATGCAGGATGAGAATGAGCCGTTGAGCTCTAATACAGAAGAAGAGGACAGTGAAGAAGAGCAAGAGGCAGAAGGGGACGAGGATGTCCAAGAAG AGCATGTCGCTAAGGGTGAGGAGCGGGGTGATGATGACGACAAGCCGACAGAACCTGGAGATCCAGCTCAGGAAGACGGAGAGGAATTCACAGACAGCAAACATGAAACTAAATTTAGTTTAGAAGCCAATTTCTTGGAAGAAGATGCAGAAGGCCAGAAGAATGAGACTGCAGAGCCCTCTGTGATAACTTCTGAAG ATCCATTTAAAAAACACATTGACCGAGAACTAGAAGAAGACGATGTTAACCAGATCACAGCCAACCCTAAAACATCTTCATCTCTGAAG TGGCCAGCGCTGGGTCAGTTGGTGTTTTCCTCCGCCTTAAAAAAGGTCCATCCATTAAAATCTGAGAAAGAAACTGATCTGACCAAGCTATATCTCCGCAAACCCCTGGATTCCATGTGGCCCAGCGTCAACAGCTCTTTTCTTACCGGAGAGAGCAATCCAAACTTCACCGCGCTACAGAGAGAACTGTTCACCGTAATGAACTCTTACAAAGACTTGTATTATCCGTCCAGGATGGCGACCGCTCAGGGGGAGGAGGTCCGACACATCTACTGCCTTCATGCTCTCAATCATGTGCTGAAGGCTAACGCGCTGGTGCTTAGCAACAACGCCAAAAAGAGAGATCAGAAGACGGCGCTGGATGATGAGGAGCTGCGTGACCAGGGCCTTACCAGACCCAAG GTCCTCATAGTTGTGCCGTTCCGGGAATCCGCCCTGCGAGTGGTGCAGCTTTTCATCAGTCTCCTGGAGGTTCCAGGCAGGAAAGTGGATGTGAGCAACAAGAAGCGATTCAAGGATGAATTTGGCTCTGCCCCAGAAGATAGACCTCCTAATCTAAGAAGGCCTGAGGATTATGAAGCCATATTTGCTGGGAACATTGATGACCATTTTAGGATAG GTTTGTCCATTCTCCAGAAGAGCGTGAGACTGTATTCGCCCTTCTACTCTTCTGACATTATCATCGCTTCTCCTCTCGGTCTGCGTACCATCATCGGCAGTGAAGGCGAGAAGAAGAGGGACTTTGATTTTCTTTCTTCTATAGAGGTCCTAGTCATCGATCAGGCTGATATCTACCTGATGCAAAACTGGGAGCATGTGCTG CATCTGATGTCTCACCTTAATCTGCAGCCGAAAGACTCTCATGGTGTGGATTTCTCCCGTGTTCGCATGTGGAACCTCAGTAACTGGGCCAAGTACTATCGGCAGACGCTGCTGTTCAGTGCCTTGCAGGACCCCCAGATAAACTCTATATTTAATAAGCATTGTTTTAATTACAGTGGACAG GTGGCTGTAAGAAACATGCCAATAACGGGCTCCATTAGTCAAGTCCTGGTGCAGCTCCCGCATGTCTTTCAGCGTCTGGAGGCAGACAGTGTGCTCTCTGTAATTGATGCTCG atTTAAGTTCTTCACTAACAAGATCCTGCCTCAGTATCGAGACGCCATCATGTCGCACACCCTGATCTACATCCCGTCCTACTTTGATTTTGTGCGGCTCCGAAACTACTTACAAAAAGAGGAGCTCAATTTTACACACATCTGTGAGTACACGGACAAACCCGGGATCTCTCGAGCACGCCAGTTCTTTCTGAAAGGAGAGAGACCGTTCCTTCTGGTCACAGAGAGGTTTCACTTCTACAAGAG GTACAGTCTGAAGGGCATCCGAAACCTGATCTTCTATGAGCTCCCTACTTATCCTCATTTCTACAGCGAGGTGTGTAACATGATGAAAGCATGGAACAAGGGTGAGGAAGCGACATGGACCTGCACAGTGCTGTACTCCAAGTACGACGCCCAGAGACTGGCGGCAGTGGTGGGTGCAGAGAGGACCGCCCAGATGCTGCAGTCTAAGAAGAATGTCCACCTGTTTGTCACGGGGGAAAATAACTAA